The following are encoded together in the Arcticibacterium luteifluviistationis genome:
- a CDS encoding class I SAM-dependent methyltransferase yields MIFDFFESKRNEIAAGQLRRPHGILAKRVGNVMNKTNRFIHDFTIQTLKLEDGERVLEIGFGNGKFFNDVFKVAKKLHVSGLECSSQMVKGAKRKNAETVKSGKLDLVCGDSGKMPFKDNTFDKIYCVNVIYFWDLPSIHLKEVLRVLKPGGKFYAGFRAKEFFSLIPLTEYGFNIYDQQDWRTQLELNGLKFFLSSRIIEPEMLIYGKTYRLYSYCVVGQKPIQNKDGV; encoded by the coding sequence ATGATATTTGATTTTTTTGAGTCCAAGCGAAATGAAATTGCAGCTGGCCAATTGCGGAGACCTCACGGCATTCTTGCTAAACGAGTAGGCAACGTAATGAACAAAACCAATAGATTTATACATGATTTCACTATACAGACTCTTAAATTAGAAGACGGCGAAAGAGTTCTTGAAATAGGATTCGGTAACGGTAAATTTTTTAACGATGTTTTTAAAGTGGCTAAAAAGCTCCATGTGTCTGGGTTGGAGTGTTCATCACAGATGGTAAAGGGAGCAAAAAGGAAAAATGCTGAAACTGTAAAATCCGGCAAGCTCGACTTAGTTTGCGGGGATAGCGGAAAAATGCCATTTAAAGATAACACATTCGATAAAATCTATTGTGTTAATGTCATTTATTTCTGGGATTTGCCATCTATTCATTTGAAAGAGGTGCTGAGGGTATTAAAACCCGGTGGTAAGTTTTATGCAGGCTTTAGGGCTAAAGAGTTTTTTAGCTTAATTCCTTTGACTGAATACGGATTTAATATTTATGATCAACAAGATTGGCGGACTCAATTAGAATTGAATGGTTTGAAGTTTTTTTTATCGTCTCGGATAATCGAACCTGAGATGCTAATTTATGGTAAAACATACAGGCTATATTCCTATTGTGTTGTCGGTCAGAAACCTATACAAAATAAGGATGGTGTTTAG